One window of Cygnus atratus isolate AKBS03 ecotype Queensland, Australia chromosome 17, CAtr_DNAZoo_HiC_assembly, whole genome shotgun sequence genomic DNA carries:
- the PPP1CC gene encoding serine/threonine-protein phosphatase PP1-gamma catalytic subunit, translating to MADIDKLNIDSIIQRLLEVRGSKPGKNVQLQENEIRGLCLKSREIFLSQPILLELEAPLKICGDIHGQYYDLLRLFEYGGFPPESNYLFLGDYVDRGKQSLETICLLLAYKIKYPENFFLLRGNHECASINRIYGFYDECKRRYNIKLWKTFTDCFNCLPIAAIVDEKIFCCHGGLSPDLQSMEQIRRIMRPTDVPDQGLLCDLLWSDPDKDVLGWGENDRGVSFTFGAEVVAKFLHKHDLDLICRAHQVVEDGYEFFAKRQLVTLFSAPNYCGEFDNAGAMMSVDETLMCSFQILKPAEKKKPNASRPVTPPRGMITKQAKK from the exons ATGGCGGATATAGACAAGCTCAACATCGACAGCATCATCCAACGGCTGCTGGAGG TGAGAGGATCGAAACCAGGTAAAAATGTCCAACTTCAAGAGAACGAAATTAGAGGACTGTGCTTGAAATCCAGAGAGATCTTTCTCAGTCAGCCTATTCTACTAGAACTTGAAGCTCCACTGAAAATATGTG GTGACATCCACGGACAATACTATGACTTGCTTCGACTCTTTGAATACGGAGGCTTTCCACCAGAAAGCAACTACCTGTTCCTCGGTGATTATGTTGACAGAGGAAAGCAGTCTTTAGAAACAATTTGTCTTCTACTGGCctacaaaattaaatatccagagaattttttccttctccgAGGGAACCACGAATGTGCCAGCATTAATAGAATTTATGGGTTTTATGATGAAT GTAAGAGAAGATATAATATTAAGCTGTGGAAAACTTTCACAGACTGTTTTAACTGTTTACCAATTGCAGCTATTGTAGAtgagaaaatattctgctgtCATGGAG GTTTGTCACCAGACCTTCAGTCGATGGAACAGATAAGACGAATTATGCGCCCCACTGATGTACCTGATCAAGGTCTTCTTTGTGATCTCCTGTGGTCTGACCCTGACAAAGATGTCCTAGGATGGGGTGAAAATGACAGAGGAGTGTCCTTCACATTTGGTGCTGAAGTGGTTGCTAAGTTTCTCCACAAACATGATTTGGATCTCATATGTAGAGCTCATcag GTTGTTGAAGATGGATACGAGTTTTTTGCAAAAAGGCAATTGGTAACTCTCTTTTCCGCCCCAAATTACTGTGGAGAATTTGACAATGCAGGTGCCATGATGAGTGTGGATGAAACTTTAATGTGCTCTTTTCAG attttgaaacctgcagagaaaaagaagcccAATGCTAGCAGACCTGTAACGCCTCCCAGGGGTATGAtcacaaaacaagcaaagaaatag
- the CCDC63 gene encoding coiled-coil domain-containing protein 63 encodes MKRSKQLRGSGLRRTLSDFTVREKECRVEAEFSRLQKQFQISAEKRKCFGANMRQQIHAQEKEIESLKEEHRGMSLILSQINSLRNVMQDDRNRMELKCLLQTKDQYDCLIRDRKALLAEQDSQILELQKKIVRQNLIATKVKQANSSKWLQNQIQTLEMRLNNVTVRFDTILTANNKLREEIENLRIQKAILDNFYAKLRKHLDQQKSRMDAAVEQSTQAYEQRVEALARISAMNERHSKDTVQYNIEVQERERIRDQENKLKTFVLAKFTDRSELEEEAKKKEALKAAQKAKRRQGESFESREVAYKRLLELAENGDIDQLVNGFIEKEGKNFAYFSYATELNNEMEKLQQRIKDLQNGIMLFTTDQDNAESSSLHVLKELEEKLSQTTEKANEYEERCKESSKVLGRLKSAMEVLFKEIDCDAMKIKEQLGDNGQITDLNLMQFFALVEKKTNELLLKESILLYLEADGSLTSQTFTNPLLGGTELLQGTDLPRFCPQPPDLEGAADATDAFEAPLDHARLRELVLQSCERERGSAGSTGKKGRNDIQA; translated from the exons ATGAAGCGCTCAAAG CAGCTGAGGGGGTCTGGGTTGAGGCGCACGCTCTCAGACTTCACTGTGAGGGAGAAGGAATGTCGCGTCGAGGCAGAGTTCAGCAGACTGCAGAAGCAGTTTCAGATCTCAGCGGAGAAGAGGAAATGTTTCGGTGCCAACATGAGGCAGCAGATACACGCCCAGGA GAAAGAAATAGAGTCGCTGAAGGAAGAACACAGAGGGATGTCGTTAATACTGAGCCAGATCAACTCCCTGAGAAACGTGATGCAGGATGACAGAAATCGTATGGAGCTCAAGTGCCTCTTGCAGACCAAGGATCAGTACGACTGCCTgatcagagacagaaaagcccTGCTAGCTGAGCAGGACAGCCAG ATCCTGGAGCTGCAAAAAAAGATTGTGAGGCAAAACCTGATAGCAACGAAGGTGAAGCAAGCAAACAGTAGCAAATGGCTCCAAAACCAGATTCAGACCCTGGAGATGCGTCTAAACAAT gtCACCGTCCGTTTTGATACCATCCTGACCGCCAATAACAAGCTCCGAGAAGAGATCGAAAACCTTCGAATCCAGAAAGCCATCCTGGACAACTTCTACGCAAAGCTCCGTAAGCATCTGGACCAGCAGAAGAGCAGGATGGACGCCGCCGTGGAGCAGTCCACGCAGGCATACGAGCAGCG GGTGGAGGCTCTGGCGAGGATTTCAGCCATGAACGAAAGGCACAGCAAAGACACCGTCCAGTACAACATCGAGGTGCAGGAGCGGGAGCGCATCCGGGACCAGGAGAACAAGCTGAAAACCTTTGTGCTTGCCAAATTCACGGATCGCTCTGAATTGGAGGAAGAggccaaaaagaaagaag ccttgAAGGCAGCCCAGAAGGCAAAGCGGAGGCAAGGGGAGAGCTTCGAGAGCCGGGAGGTGGCTTACAagaggctgctggagctggcggAGAACGGGGACATCGACCAGCTGGTGAATGGGTTCattgaaaaggaagggaagaactTTGCCTACTTCAGCTACGCCACTGAGCTGAACAATGAgatggagaagctgcagcagaggatcAAGGACCTGCAG AACGGAATCATGCTCTTCACAACCGACCAGGAcaatgcagagagcagcagccttCACGTCCTGAAGGAGCTGGAG GAGAAGCTAAGTCAAACGACTGAGAAAGCCAACGAGTACGAAGAGAGATGCAAAGAGAGCAGTAAAGTCCTGGGCCGGCTCAAATCTGCCATGGAGGTCCTGTTCAAAGAAATCGACTGTGATGCCATGAAGATCAAGGAGCAGCTTGGTGATAATGGGCAGATCACGGACCTGAACCTGATGCAGTTTTTTG CTCTCGTGGAGAAGAAGACCAACGAGCTCCTGCTGAAGGAATCCATCCTGCTCTATCTGGAGGCTGACGGCTCGCTGACATCCCAGACCTTCACCAACCCGCTGCTGGGTGGCACCGAGCTCCTGCAGGGCACAGACCTGCCCCGTTTCTGCCCGCAGCCTCCCGACCTGGAGGGTGCCGCCGACGCCACCGACGCCT TCGAGGCGCCGCTGGACCACGCGCGGCTGCGCGAGCTGGTTCTCCAGAGCTGTGAGAGGGAGCGGGGCAGTGCCGGCAGCACGGGCAAGAAGGGACGAAACGACATCCAGGCGTGa
- the MYL2 gene encoding myosin regulatory light chain 2, ventricular/cardiac muscle isoform, with translation MFEQAQIQEFKEAFTIMDQNRDGFIDKADLRDTFAALGRLNVKNEEIDEMIKEAPGPINFTVFLTMFGEKLKGADPEETILNAFKVFDPEGKGLKSAYIKEMLMTQGERFSQEEVDQMFAAFPPDVSGNLDYKNLVHVITHGEEKD, from the exons ATGTTCGAGCAGGCCCAGATCCAGGAATTCAAAGAG GCGTTCACCATCATGGACCAAAACCGGGACGGCTTCATCGACAAGGCGGATCTGAGAGATACGTTTGCTGCGCTCG GGCGCCTGAATGTGAAAAACGAGGAGATTGACGAGATGATAAAGGAGGCGCCCGGCCCCATCAACTTCACCGTGTTCCTCACCATGTTTGGGGAGAAACTCAAGG GTGCTGACCCGGAGGAGACGATCCTGAATGCATTCAAGGTGTTTGATCCGGAGGGCAAAGGGCTGAAATCCGCCTA CATCAAAGAAATGCTGATGACGCAGGGTGAGAGGTTTTCCCAGGAAGAG GTTGACCAGATGTTCGCTGCCTTCCCTCCAGATGTCTCTGGCAACCTCGATTACAAAAACCTCGTCCATGTCATTACACATGGTGAGGAGAAGGACTAG